Sequence from the Toxoplasma gondii ME49 chromosome Ib, whole genome shotgun sequence genome:
ATATGCACACCTGAACTGACGAGACGAACACGGGAGCGAATCACCAGTGCAGCAGAAATGTTATTCATTCATATTCGcagacatacatatacatatacatatagatatatagatatatatagatatatagatatatagatgtatatgtgtacatatgcatgtacctatatatatatatatatagagagagagagagaaggttgCAGACCTTGTACGGAACAGATAAGACCTGAGAGACAACGAGTAAGACATTTGAAGAAGCCTTGAAAAAGAATTCAAACGGAGGTCGACCCCGACTTCGAGGCGACTTCGACGTTGAAGATCCACCTTTCCCCTTGTCTACGTGTCGTTTATGAATTCAGCATCGTCAGCTTCTGTGCCCTTTGCagtgtctgcgtttctgcgccTACCGCGCGTCGTTCAGCTTCCACGTCGACGCccgctgttccttcttcaggTGGAGGCTCTGCATTTTCTGAGTTTTCCATCGAGTCGCTCTTGTTCGCAGCAACGGCAATGCAGCAGTTGGCCGGGCCGCGCTGCTTCAACTCCTCCACCCAGAAGCGGACGGCATCCATGGAAGCCGGATTTCTGGAAACAGAACATGTTCACGTGGAAAAGAGACTTCCGAAAACAAGGGAGAAAGCCGCGTTTTCTGCACGGAAACAGGAtggctggagaagaaaggaaacttGTGGTCCGACTCGGCTTCTCCTTTAACTCGCGGCTAGCGGCGAAAGAAACACGGACATCTGTGCTGCATTCCCCCTGGACGTTCTGTACAGAGGTGAGACGAGGGTGAGACGCGGAACTGTCTGTTTCGTtctgagagacagacgggagACCCCGAAGCCTCCCGTTTTCTCAGGTCAGTCTTACGTCACATCGTAGACAACGACAGCACCCGCGGCGTCGCGATAGTAGAGAGGCGCCATCGCTCTGAAGCGTTCCTGCCCGCCGGTGTCCCAGATGTAAAGTTTCAGCTGACTTCCTAGAGGGCCAGCCGACACAAACACATGCATAGGAATCGAAAACGCGTGAAGAACGATCAAAAACTGTGCGTTCACACAGACGTCAGACGTATGTTTGCTTGCATCCCAGATATACATATTCGACCGTATGCCTACATATTGACAAATATacgcacatacatacatatttgCAGATAAAGAGAGATATAAGCATAGGTAGACTTCCTTTTCTGAAGGTTCTGCTGGTGAGACTTGGCCGcatttcttctgtttccgcgAGATGTCGTAGAGCGAGAGAGCTCGCGAAAAAGAGCGATACCGTCGATCCCTGCCGCAAGGTTCAGACGTACTCCCAAGCacgcacacagacagagaggaacgcgtTTAACGCGAGCGCCATGAGGAGGAGCACTCGAAGCCTCACCCGTGAAGGAGGCCCCGAACGCAAACAGTTCCCCCTTGACGAGACGCAAATGCGCATATGCACAACTGGCGCAGATCCGCCAGAAAGAcgcatgcgagagagagggagacgtgAGTAGAAGCACAGCCTGGAGTCGACGCCTGCGACTGAGTCACGAACACTGCAGAGAGGATGCTCAGACATTGCCCGAGGCTCGCGCGCTGAAGAAGGTAGCAGTCAGGTTCTTCAGAAGCAAAGAGTCGAAgactggagaagagcgcCGTCGACTTGAGAAGCAGCGGCGAGACGCAGTCACAGAAGTGCATGAACGCAGGCTGTGTCGGACAGAGGAACTCTTTGAGGCTGGTGTGCGTAAACTTCGAAGCAGTTTGCGAACTGTGAGCTCGCCTTTTCAGCaacatgtgtgtgtctgcagtTCTGTCGACAGTTTCCAGGCTCGCACCATCGTCGCCGACGCGAATCGTTTGCTGCAGGAACGCAGCGCCGATGGTCACTTCGTGGTACTGAGGAAAGCGGCCTCGACAGAAGCGCAGCGCCAAACTGCTCTTCCCTACTCCGCTGTCCCCCAGCAGAACCTGCcgcaaagggagagagaaaaatgcGGGAGCGAAGcctgagaaaagagacgagggagagtcCCAGGAcgcaagaagagacgcaggaagagcagagaggcgaaggagaagcagagagaaaaactaccacgaaaaaaaaagcaaagaaaaagcagagaacagagcGGAGCCCGACGGCACGTAGGGTGccaggggaagaagggagagcgtGAGACGACAGGCGATCAACACCAAGCAGAGCGGAAActcgacagacgagaaaaccAAACAAAAAAAGCGCAAGgggaagcagcagagcgTGTGTGCCACACAGCAAACGAAGACGCGACTCGACAAGCTCCACAGACATGAGGAAACCTCGAATCCACTTACAATTTTCGCCTCCAAATTCAGTCTCTCAGAGAAGCCATCgctgaaagaaaaagaaagaaaatgaaTCCTGCCGCGTCTCTTCATCTCGCGAACTCGAAACACAAGAACGTTTGCCATCGAAAGGTTCGTGAGCCTACATCTCTATATCATTGGATACATGGAAATCTTTtttacatatacatatacatacatacacatatgtatatatatatatatatatatatatgggtatATGTAtgttatacatatatttatagacATAATATGCACATCTGCGTATATTTTGAGTATATACGCACAGACAAGAACGCACATGAAGAGGATGTATGTTGATTTGTGCATTTTTTTCAGTTCTGCTGCGGACGTTCGCGGCTCTCTGGACGACTGCGTCGCCGCGGAAAACATGGGAGACGCGACGGGGCCCCGGCCACGCACAACGCAGACAGGAaaaccagagagagagaggggaaaagaaaagaagagaaaagaagagaaaagaagagaaaagaagagagagggagaggtacgaggggagagcgagcaagagagaaatgaaggaaaaccagagagagagaggggaaaagaaaagaagagaaaagaagagaaaagaagagaaaagaagagagagggagaggtacgaggggagagcgagcaagagagaaatgaaggaaaaccagagagacagaggggaaaagaaaagaagagaaaagaagagagagggagaggtacgaggggagagcgagcaagagagaaatgaaggaaaaccagagagagagaggggaagagaaaagaagagaaaagaagagaaaagaagagaaaagaagagagagggagaggtacgaggggagagcgagcaagagagaaatgaaggaaaaccagagagagagaggggaagagaaaataagagaaaagaagagaaaagaagagagagggagaggtacgaggggagagcgagcaagagagaaatgaaggaaaaccaagagagaagggaagagagaacgagagaggtAGAAGAGAGCAGGGGGAAGtgaaacgaggaagacaacaagagagacggagaaagagagaggaagaaagagagaggaaggaagagagaggaagaaagagagaggaagaaagagagaggaagaaagagagaggaagaaagagagaaagggagaataTCGCGCCAGTGGCATGGGCGTTGAGAAGTTTCGCAACTCACTCGAGAGAGCCCCCTGCATTAGTCATGCGGAGCTGAGATTCGCCTCCCGCCGACGCCGCTGCCAACAATGGAAAGGagacgggaagaagagagatgaagaaacagagacacgggGGACAAGACAAAATAGGAGGAAACcgcgaagcgagaggaaaggaaagacggATGAACGAAAGAGACTCTGGAAAACGCGCGACTGCGATTCAGGGCATtgagacgaagaacaaaCTTGTTCCCTCGATGAAAAGGGTACGGCTACTTGAGAGGttgggagaagaggcgcgcgagaacagaagaagaaccaaCAGATAGTTGATAACGCTCCCTCCCCCGTGGCTTTCTGTGGAGTCCTTCGTTAGTCCAGGATGAAGAACttgaggaaagaagacaaaacgGTGACGTACTGGAGCTCGCGGTGCATCCCATGGCGCCTCGGAGCCGCGAGAAAATCGTTATTCTCCCTTTCCAGATTTGCAGAGTTTCGCTGAAACAGGGAAAATCGCGCCGAAATGCGGCGccggaaaagcgagaagcgaaggcggtCGCCGCCACCAGGACTTCTTGCAgcgacaagaaagagaaaagaattGGGGATTTACGAACgcgcagacgacgcagagaactCAACCCCAGAAAAGCGGTAacgaaagagcagaagggaagaagcggacgCCTGAGGAAGCGCTTTTCTGCGGAAGGGCATGTCGGCGGCGCGACGAGAGGGACGGAAACGGCGGACAAGGTCGAGAGAATGGGGGGGCGAAATCCAAGATTATTCAAATGCCAAAGAGGAGCATTTCTCGAGAACttgaggagaggagacaggaaagggaGATCGGCGTGTGAAGGCAAGTAAGGAGTTCAGTGGACGGTGAAAAAccgtctctttcttgagAGTCAAACGGCGGGAGGGCGGCCGCGGCGCGAGAAGGGAACTCCACGATGGCGAACCCGCGAACAAGCCAAGAGGatccagaaagagaaaaaacgacggcTTCGAGATGTCCGGGTGCCGCAGAAAGACGTGGAAGAACGAGGAATTCCAGTTTTGTCGCGGCACCGAACAGCCACTGCGACGGgcgaaaaggcagaaagaggGTGAGACAAAGctggagggaagaagaaaatcgCGAGGGAAAAAatcgcatgcgtttttttgGCTTCTGAGATCATCTCTAGGAAAAGGAAACTTCGGATCGGttggagaaacgcatgcaaaaaacTTGAACGGATCAATATCGTGCACCCGGAACCGTCGTACCGTAGTGACTCTCGTCGTCCGTAGATTACGCCCTTGACAGTGGAACAGGGGTGGAATTACCTTTTCGGTCGCCTTACGAATTCCACCGTTTTTAGTTGACTTTTCTATGCGTCCGGGTGAGGCGGTCTTGGACAGCAAGCGTCAAGACCTTGCTTTTCTGTGTATCTCGTTCTGGGAGGCATGATGCTCCTCCTGAGTGTTCCGCCGCTAGCTAAAGGAGATGTTTAGAGATTTACGGCACGTAAGGCCGAGTTTCTTAAGAGTCAGGAGGAGAGCTTCGTAGAGGCTTTCTGTCTGACGTGGAAAGTCGGTGTGTGTACAAACATTCGTATTTCGCCGAATACTCCTCAACGACAGTGGTCACTTCACCTTCCTGCGGGTCGGACCGGACCCGACGAATTCGCGGAGCCGAGTCCGGTAAAAAAGTATTTTCTATCCGTTTTGTGCCTGTCTTAAAACTCACTCGTGGCAGGTTAGTAGGGGCAGAAATTTTTAGCTAAGCGATATCCTTTTCTAGCGAAAATCTACTTCTGGCGCCTCTGCGCTGCTGCTACGCAAGCCGCGAGTCAGCTGAGGGTCGTCaccgttttccttccttgctCGCGTGCTTGAAAAGCGACCTTCCTCGATCCAAGCGGTGGCTTTTCACGGGGTAGCTTCCTGTGCAGCACTGCTGTCGTGAAAAGCGAAACACTCCCGGTCACGCTTTACTCGTTTGGAAGCTGTAGTTGTTAATGTTGGTTGCAAGCACACACCTCACCAGTAGTGACCTAAAGCCTTCGACCTACGGCGTATCGGCAGAGCGCGAGGCTCGCACTTTTCCAAGATAGAAACGTAGCATTTTCAACCCTCGCATCTCCACCGCACAAATCTCCACTCATGGAggggaacagaaagaaacgctgTTTCCGCTTCCGAGACCACTACATGGGGTAGACGAAACGACGGGGGGACTCTGGAGCTCCATGATTTCAGCTAGTGACGAGGGAACGCTCTCCGCTTGCCTCTCCTTGAATCGTATTTTGTCGGTTTCTCATTCATCGACAGCAGATTTGCGTTTGTGGGTTGACCAACGGAGGCAATAAAACTCGAAGATCGATGCGaatgtgtttctctctcgagcctGCGAGACCCCGATGTCGGGAATTCTGGTGTTTGTGTCTACATAGAGACTGTTGTCTTCGTTTGAAATAACAACTTCACTAACTGCGTGGGCACATTTCAACTGGGGACAATTCAGGAATGTTTGACGTATCTGTTGTGACTTTGCAGTTGGAGACGGGCTATAAAAGCTTGGGTGATCGGGGATCGTTCTACACATATTGTTATGTAGGTAGATGTTGCGCACACTCCGTAATATCTGAAACACTGGAATATAACTAGAGATTgaaacaaggagagaggTTGTTGTACACGCTGTTGGACTTTCCACGTTTCGTGGCGGGCGTCCTTTCGCCCTCACTCGTGCTTTATTCTAGctccgtctgcttctgcctcacCAGGATACATAGAAGATCCTCTGCTGTAGCGGCTTTTTGCTTTTCGAGAATTGgggagggaaaagagaccgTCAATCGCAAGGCTCCTCAGAGTTTCGCTGGAAACGCGAATCGCGAGAGAGCCTCTTTGGTCGAAGCGGTGCTGTATCCTGCACAAGCTCCAAGGGACATCGATCCACCTGAGTCGGTCATCACGAATCTTCGTACGCTCGTGACAGTGTACTGTGTTAACATCTATTCTTGTTCTTTGGATATCCAAAAGTGTCTGTTCCAATTCTACCTGGGTTCGGACCAGTCTCGCAAACTCTGTCTTCGTATTCACGGTAAGTGGTCTTGGCATAACGTTGTGTAGTTAGGTGTTGCGTGCGTTCTTGAATATCCGCGACACCCGCATTAACCttgaaagaaaacgactccTCAGATGCTAGTGTGACCGGTAACGCCGTACTAGGAGTCATTATCTCACTTGATAAAGGAAGCTTCGTACGCATTATTTTCGAGATGCCCCTCGTTGTTTTGCATCGCAACACTTGGGGTGAGACGCTACACGCGACCACAGACGCATCCCTCAGGTTCTGCGTTTGTCGTGTGCCTGTTGCCCGCGGGAATCTAGGTCACTTCGTGTTGTCTTTCGGTGCTGACCACCCctacagagaagaaagcgttCTACGCTGAGACTTGTGCCCTCTCCTCAACTACTGGTGAAGAACTGGACTGCTTAGCACACCGCCAATATAGATAATGGTAGAAAGAAGTGACCCAGTTCTCCGTACGCAGCCGAGCTGCCgctggactgcttaagacagcttGTAAAGTGTTTGATTTCACGATCCGACGACGTAAACGGTTCTTCCAGGTCGGCCTGAGGACTGCTTATcggacaggaaaaagaactgCGGTGTTAcgcaaagtggagagagaaggaaaaagccACATCAGGCTTTTACGAACAAGCGGGATGCTCGTTCCAGAACGGGAGCAGATCGCGTTTTCTACACGGCCGTGGAGCCTGCCCTTTGCTTGCGAGTCTGTGAGGGCCTACTCTGAGTGGTTCTCTCATGAAAACTCACTTTGTCCTACTGCTGTCTTCCGTAGTCCCCTGTCGGTCTCGCTGCCTGTCTAAAAATGCGTGTACAGCGACGGGCCGACGCACAGCCAGCTACGCTCTTCCGGAGGGAAGAGTGGTGCAGGCTCTTCTGTACTTCAGGTTTTGTGCGTGTTCCTCCGTTGTTTGGGCGATTGGACTGGCCACAGTTGGTTTAAAGTGGATGAGCAGGGAAGTTTTCAAGAGACCGCATTTGCTTGAGATGGGATTTCGATGCTGATCCCTGCCCACATGCTCtatgcgtttctctctctttgcgaATGCAGTGTCTACTTGTTTTAACGTGGATGAACAAAAACTCGTTCATGAGAAAATTCCACAATTCTTGTGAAGGAGACTCAATTACTGATGCCTACGTCTTCCCATAGCACATGCGTATACGCACGCACACAAGTCTACCCTATTACACATGTTTGCGGCGTTGTCGCACTGCTGGAGAGACTTTTAAGTTTGTCTGAGTAGAGAGGAACTCAGTGGACAAGAATCTAAATAGTTTCTCGCGAGATTACCTCGTTTTCCGCAACACGCACCTGCTCTGCCCTCCCGTTCCACTGCACCAATTTTTACGGAACGAGCACACCGCTCGCGTGCTTCCGTTAACCCAGGTGGCTTGTCCTCGCAAAGAAGACTTTAGggctttttcctttttcaagTCTTCCAcgcaaagaaggagagcggcagcaggaggaggcagagcgaaAAGGAACGAGGAATCCCAATTTGTGGAAAAAACCCAGCGGCCCCGGCTGCTGTTCGGGACCTGTAAGCGTCTGGCGCGGCACACTCCGACAACTACTTCGGCGTTTGTGGGTGCTCGAACCTCGCGATTTACTCCACGTTTTACGGTTGGTCCTCTGTTTGCATGTTTTCCTGCACTTTTTTCACCGCGGCGAACCGTCGAAGACCTGCAGTTTTCCCGCGACTTCCCCGTCCCATCGTTTCCCTGCCAATCACCTTGTAAAATGTGGTCCTGCGCCTAGAGCGGAACTTATGTGCGGCCGAGTGCATTAAGTGAGGTTTTCACTCATCACAGCGGACAgggcagaaaggagacttgCGCGGCGTTGGAAGTTCCGTCAGTCTGTACGCGTCTCCAGTGCACGAAGTATGTAATTGAAGGATCCAAACACCTGCCCCTGCCCCGGTGTCAGGGGCAGAAGCCATCCGACACCCGTATTCTTAACGTTTTGTGAACAGGGTAGGAAAAAGCTCTCGTTCACCAGATCGGAGTCTCGCTAGTAGTAGGTCAGGATGCGCGAAGCGCGCTGTGCCTGACCGTCGTTTCATTAACACAGGCGAATACATAGAATGCGATCGTTTCCATTGCTTTTCCGTATACCGTTGTTCCACCACTCGTTTGTCCCTGCAAAAACACTCTGAAGAAACACCAATGCCGACAGGGGCGCCATACGGGGGGTCTAAACATCCTCCGGGGTGCAACGCCTCCCACTCACTTTTTTGCTTGTTAGTGGAGAAACAGTTGCGAAATCGGTTGCCTTCAGTCTCTcattttctctgtttctcacCGATGACACTCGCCTCGAAGGTCGTCGTTGACCGGCACGCGGTCTTTGCCTCGCGGGCGGCGAGGCGCCTACGTAAACGAACCGCAGAACCCGCTCcagttttctgtttttcgctcgtttttgctttcgctttctttcttcaaTGCACTCACTCCGCAGCCTTACTGGACGAAGGAAAATCGCTGCCTGTCTCAACCACGATTAGGGGCAGCTCCGCTGCGCCCTCGGCGCTGTCGGGCTTGAAAAACTCGACCGCGGAAGCACCGGAGACTCTGAtaggaggcgaggaggcaaCTGTGAAAGCTTCGGAAAAGGAGAAGtctgagaagagaagagaagcatcCTCCCGGGCGCgtgctgcagagacaacaTGGGAGGCGCGAAAGGCAGTAGATGCCGACGCAGGAGCTGACACAGAGCAGACACTAGACAGAAAGCCTGACTCCGGTGTCGAAAGCAGAACAGATCGTTCGGAACAGAAATCGAATTCACTCACTCACCAAACGGGTAGTCAAGCTTCGAAGTCGTTCAAGGCAGCCCCAACAGAAGCTGTCTCGACATTCCAGGCAGACTTGTCGCCCGCGTCGTCGGGGCCGCCTCCCtcagcggagagaaaggcgtctgTGTTGCAGATTTCTCCGCAGAACCACGACAGTTTGTTAGCTGACGCTGCTGAAAACACTCCTCTAGTGCCTCCTCCTCAAGGCTTCTTCCGATCTTACTTTCGCCTTGCGCGAACCACGAAATGCCTATTCAGTCGCAGCCGGCGCGACAAAGTTGCCTTCTGTCGCTGGCCGGGGTTGGAGGGATTTCCAGATCCGCGAAGGCCGAGACAAGCTGAATCAAGGCCCGAGCTATCCTCCAGGTTCGTGAAGTCCTTTTGTGCTCCTTGAGTCGATGAGTTCTTGTTGTGCGAGCAGCGACTGTGTACTGCAGAGATGCGACACTCGTACACTATATCGGTAACTTTAAAGCAGTTGCACACGGAagttcttgtttcttcacTTAGAACTGGGTGTAAGAGATTTCATCATGGCTATCATTTAAATGAATGTTTGACTGACGTAGTCAGCAGCGAATGTACATCCATCTGAGATAGAATTTGTAACTCCTTGCTTATTAGTTTTAGCAGGCCTCGAGTTTTTTTTCGAGCCTTGAGGCATCGTTTCGTGAAGGTCCCCTCGGTCGAGCCGTTGGCCACCTCGACTCTGCTATTCACAGAAAGTTCTGTTAAAGAAGTCACCAAGATTTCCCCTGCATAAAAACACCATTCAGACGGGGTGAGGGTTCGTGCTGTAGAGAAACCTTAGAGACGGCCCATGTCTGCCCCAACGATCCGGAAAGTGAAGTTACCCCACCTACGGCAGCAAGTAACTCTTTtatcgcttctctccactccaGCGAATCAGAGTACCTCTGTAAAAGCAGTTTCATAAATTGAGACTCGGGACTCGAGCGCTCtcacgaagaaaacggaagtCGCCAGTCTGTCCAGGGAGTCGAGGGATCAACAGTAGAAGAACCGAGGGAACAGTCGAGCTGGATTGTGTTCTTCGGGGGGATCCATTCACGAGTTGAGGAACAGAGACCACACGGAAAGAGCTCTGTGGGGAGGATTACACTTCTACTCTCTAAAGAGCACACCGGCGGGGCCCTCGCACAGAACAGACACTTGATAGGCAGCTGTAGCGGCAGGGCATTTTCccggacgaagagagaggtgacGCGACATACCAGCGACTTCGGTTTATCAACTGCAGTGgcactttttttctcgagatTTTTCGCCGTATCGAGGTACCCCATCTTTGCGCTCGTGTTTATGTCTCTCAATAACGCACTGAGTCCTTGTTCCATAGTTGTATCACCTTGCTCATCCTGGTGTGTGGAGCCTTGCGTATGCTTGTGAACATCTTCACACTGCCGGTGAACCGCAGTAGCTCTTTGGCCAGCCTGACACACCACACAGCGCGGTTGTTTCGACTCCTTTCGAGCATGGAGTCTCACTGGCCTCTTGTCGTTGTTTTACTTCTGCATTTTCCCGAGCTTTTAATCTCTTCAAAGAGACTGAGTAGAGCGTTAGACGGGatgaaaaaaggaaagcagaggTCTTTATATCCAAGCCAAGAATACAACAAACCACATAATTGAATGTGTCGAAAGCAGGTATTCACATGAAGCCGACTACACGTATTTTATGCAGGttcctttttcgcctctccggCGCTTGGACTTCTTGCCCTTTGACTCTCGAAtttttccgtctctcggTTTCATGGCGGCTTCGATAACGCCGACTCCTCTTGTTTGAAGTTCTAGCTTAGCAACTTAAAATGCCGTTCCTAAGTGGTAAACAGATACAGGTTTCTTCTAATCCTACTCGCCACTGTTTAGGTAAAAGAAGGGAAGTTCCGAATTTTTGGATGTCCTTTCTTCCCAACACATCATGGAAGTCTTCTCGTTTAGCACTATGCGTGCGGCTTTTTCCTTGTATTCTAAGAGCATTTGTTGAAGTGGAAAAACGGTTCTTGAGCGTCGGGGATTCACACTTCCTCAGAACGCattttgtcttcttccgcctcctcgacttctcttttctttgacTGCAGCATCGCCGCCCTTGTCGATCTTGCCCCCACAGGAACTGTTGCCCGAGAGGTTTTCCCCGTTCAGGCAGAAAACCTCCCAAATGTTACTCGGGACGCCGCGATGCTTGGCGCCGCCACAAGTGGAGCAGGTGAGTCGGGAAGAAAGCATCGAGGCAACGAGCGTTCTGCGAGACGTTTCCTCGCTGCTTTCCAAGAATCAATTCTTGAAACAGTCACGTCGAAAGCAACACGATTACAGTTTCCGTGCTGAACCGCAGAGCGTAGGTATCGACTTTTACAAAAACACTCAAACTCCACACACAAAGTTAGAGTAGCACTTCAGGGAAAACAGCCCTCTAAAAATACACACGCTGCAGAACAGATTTCGACCAGCCTCGCGGGCGTCTCCCACACGACGGGCGCTCCCAGCTTCAACTCTCTTCACTAAACCGCGCAACTGGAGAACCAGATAGCTGGCAGACCTACGGGTTGCCCTTGGTGTGTTCCTCCCTTCGCTTTTACAAAGGCAAAAATGGTACACGCGTAGTTCTGAGCAATGCAGGGATGCTAGGCCAGTTACATTTCCCCTGTGGACGGTTTGACTTTCAGTAAGCGGTAGACACACTGTCGCGGCCACACCAGCTTATAGACaaatatatgcacatgtgtgtgtatgtatgtgtgtgggAGGGGACGCATATCTCTTTATGTATGCGCTTGAgcgtgttttctttctcttgtttaTCCTGTGGCACGATTTTGTGCTTTCTGTTCCGTTaggtcgcttcttctcgctaAAATTTCCTGCTTCGGCGTACGGTCCGTCGGGAGGCGAgtgcgagacagagaccccAGCGCAGAGTCTCGAGgcgttgtttctctccgtgtATGGGACCCGCGAAGCCTGCAAGAGGCCTGACCACTCTAcagcttcttcgtccttctcagaagagaagacggaaaacGGAGCTCCGCAGAGAGGGCCGAAAGAGCCTGAGAAGATGTTGGGAGCGCCCCGAGCTTGGAAGGCTCTCGAGAGCGGCGAGTGCCGAGACGCCGGGCGAACATTCGAGGACAGCGGAACTTGGGATCTGCCAGGTCCCGTCATTCTGTTCGAAAaactctctttcttcatACCCGTCTCCCACAAAATCCAGAGCCAAACTCCGCCGCGCTATCTTGTCGCCCTCAGGGCGAAGCTGAGAGGCCCTC
This genomic interval carries:
- a CDS encoding Rab5B protein (encoded by transcript TGME49_207460), with product MGCTASSTASAGGESQLRMTNAGGSLDDGFSERLNLEAKIVLLGDSGVGKSSLALRFCRGRFPQYHEVTIGAAFLQQTIRVGDDGSQLKLYIWDTGGQERFRAMAPLYYRDAAGAVVVYDVTNPASMDAVRFWVEELKQRGPANCCIAVAANKSDSMENSENAEPPPEEGTAGVDVEAERRAEMKKYCAAEGMLFVECSAKTGCNVGLLFEQLAKEVFEQLKQSMMEL
- a CDS encoding hypothetical protein (encoded by transcript TGME49_207470~Signal peptide predicted by SignalP 2.0 HMM (probability 0.858) with cleavage site probability 0.576 at residue 51~Predicted trans-membrane domain (TMHMM2.0):30-53), which translates into the protein MTLASKVVVDRHAVFASRAARRLRKRTAEPAPVFCFSLVFAFAFFLQCTHSAALLDEGKSLPVSTTIRGSSAAPSALSGLKNSTAEAPETLIGGEEATVKASEKEKSEKRREASSRARAAETTWEARKAVDADAGADTEQTLDRKPDSGVESRTDRSEQKSNSLTHQTGSQASKSFKAAPTEAVSTFQADLSPASSGPPPSAERKASVLQISPQNHDSLLADAAENTPLVPPPQGFFRSYFRLARTTKCLFSRSRRDKVAFCRWPGLEGFPDPRRPRQAESRPELSSSIAALVDLAPTGTVAREVFPVQAENLPNVTRDAAMLGAATSGAGRFFSLKFPASAYGPSGGECETETPAQSLEALFLSVYGTREACKRPDHSTASSSFSEEKTENGAPQRGPKEPEKMLGAPRAWKALESGECRDAGRTFEDSGTWDLPGPVILFEKLSFFIPVSHKIQSQTPPRYLVALRAKLRGPQQTPGLGRSSARRRRSKVHSGNEEELGAPEEGEDGETGEADADEVYAVEGKCRLFPAGMGGASKELRDTVRLTLKGSRKGKEKRGKRDWAVAALDISRILEEERGQKRGENGLEIRCFLSARRLAPPIGDAENLETASLWASEDEEEPPQIFPSSVLTVVVGTAGRGERRLHCSTQKSPFLPLFSVFHLRDYA